Below is a window of Spelaeicoccus albus DNA.
TCGGAAAAGCCCGGGCCAACGATATGTGCAGACATGGCACGGCACGCCGTTGAAGCAGATCGGCTTCGACACGCCGCTCACACAAATATCCAACTCGTACCTGGACATCCTCACTCGCGAATCAACTTATTGGGATCTACTCATCGCACAGAGTCCCGTTGCGGCCGATTTGTTGCGGCAGGCATTCGGCTACACGGGCGCCATTGCGGCGCGGGGCCTTCCGCGAAACGATTCATTCTTCGGAAGCCATGCTGATTCCATCCGCCGCGATACACGCCATTCGCTTGGAGTCTACGACGATCAACAGATGGTCCTATACATGCCGACTTGGAGAGACCACGCTATCGACCCGTATGGACGACACGATTTTGTCTCGACAATCGATTTCGAGGCATTGCGAAGGGCAGTCGGTGCGCAATACGCGTTTTTTGCCCGTGGCCACCACACCACCATCGAAAGTGTTCGGCACGACGTGCTCGACGTCACCGACTTGACGACGTATCCCGATGTCAGCCGGCTGCTGCTTGCGGCCGACATTCTCATTTCGGATTATTCTTCAGTGATGTTCGACTTCGCCATTACGGGAAAACCCCTTATTCAATACATTCCCGATTTCGACGATTATGTCACGACGTCGCGATCGCTCTACGAAACGTCAATGAAGTCAATCGTCTGGCCCAAAGCCTATTCTCAATCCGATCTTGAGCGCCTCGTACTCCGTTCGACCGGAATGAGACCTTTTGAAATGTACTCGCCCGAACGGTCTCCACTTTTCCACCGATCGAATTTCGAGCCCACCAGTAGGTCCGTGCTCGAGCGCTTTTCAGTATGACGTTATCGCTCGAGCCGAGAGTATTCGGTTAGATAGCGGACGAGATGATCTCGCTCAAGCCGTACGAGGCCTTCCAGCCCAGCTCGTTTTGGATACGCGCGACGTTCGCGATCAATCTCGCAGGATCGCCCGCGCGTCGTCCGTCGACGACAGGCTGAATTTTCCGGCCTACGTGCGAACTGATCGTGTTGACCACCTCATATACCGATGCCCCTGTTCCGGTGCCAACATTGAAAGTGTCGTATGAGCGATCGGGCCGATCGAGGTATTCCAGAGCATCGATGTGCGCGGCCGCGAGGTCAAGGACGTGCACATAATCTCGAATGCACGTTCCATCCGGCGTCGGATAGTTCGAGCCGAAAACGACCGGTTGCCGGTGCTCCACCAGACTTTTCAAGACGATTGGGATCAGGTTCAGGGCTGATGGATCTTTCAACTCCGACCAGCCGCTTCCGGCAACGTTGAAATACCGCAGATTGGCAACGCGCAAGCCCCACGCCAGCGCGGCATTCCGCGACATCCACTCGCAAACTAGCTTCGACTGTCCGTACGGGTTGATGGGGCTGCATTCCACCCGTTCATCAACTTCCTCGACATCAGGCATGCCGTATACGGCAGCGGAGGAGGAGAATACGAGGCGCTCAACACAATTGACTTGCATTGCCGTGAGCAGGTTGGTCATGGAATGCACATTTTGACGGTAATACCAGGTCGGATTGTTGACCGATTCACCCACCTGCTTTTTTCCCGCGACGTGAACAACTGACGTTATATCACGGCTCTTCATGATCTGCGACAAGTCGTTAGCGGCCGCATCGGCGCTCAAGTCAAAGCTCACGACATCCGTGCCCGCAATTCGCTCGCTGTCACCGGTAGTGAGGTCGTCAACAACCACGACGTCGAAATCTCGCTCTTTCAGTAGCCTCGCAACGTGCGCGCCAATATAGCCGGCACCGCCGGTTAACAAAACGGTCATTCCGAAATCATACCGTTGGCGATCCGTATGCCGAGCCGCCAAGTACACCAATCATCTCGTAACGTATTCTTGGCCTAGACGATCGTACGTAGCCTGAAATTCACCGCTTGCAGCCGATTCGGGCCGTTGAACTGTAGGGGAATGACGCATGACCGCCGACGACAACCTTCTAGATGCCCACCCGGTACCGTCCGGCAGCGCTGTAGTACAGATCGGCCCTATGAAGACCGGTACGACTGCCGTTCAACGCGCCGCCAGTCAGGCCAGAGATCGTCTCTTGGAGTTCGGAGTTCTTTACCCCGGCTCGGGCTTGAATCACGGTGAGGCACTGATCGATTTTTTTGGCTTCGAAGCGAAAGCCGCCGGACGCCCCGGTGTGTGGGACGCTTTGTACGAAGAAATCGACTCGACCAAGCACGATCGGCTCTTCTTGAGCCATGAATTCGTCGCAGAAGCCGACGCCGCAGGTATTGACAAGCTACGCACAGTTCTCGACCGACCGTTATACGCCTTAATAACGGTTCGCAGCCTACCGGCGATTATTCCTTCGTTCTGGCAACAATCGGTGAAGTGGCGTAACTCGTATTCGTTCACGGACTGGCTTGAAGCCGTACTCGTCGATCCAGTTGATGAATCGGTAACGCCGCGATTCCATCGCCACACGCCATTCGCCGATATCGTCGAGCGATGGTGCGATGTCCTTGGCCCCGACAATGTCACGGTGGCCGTCTCGGACAAAGCGCATCCAAATCGCATATTCGACGTCTTCTCCAAGATCCTCAGCATCCCAACCGATACGTTGAGTACCTCAGGCGCCGACGAGTCCAATGTCTCGTTGTCATTCCAGCAGGCCGAGTTCCTTCGTCGAATCAACGCCGAAATGAAAAAACGCAGCGCAAAGGGAGCGGTATTTTCGAAGGTCGTCCGAGGAGGCGTGCTCAAAGCATTGCAAGCTACGGGCCCAAGTTCGAGTCAACCCATCGTCTTGCCCCGCTGGGCCCAAGAGCTAGCCCAAGAAATGGGCGAAGCGTTCGCCACCAGGATCTCGGCGACTGGAGCCCACGTCGTCGGCGATCTCAACGTGCTCGCTCTTGCCGGACAAACCTCGCCCCAAGCTATCGAAAGCCCGCAAGTCGTATCCATCGAAGAAGCAGTCGCAGCAGTCCTCGGCGTGTTCGATGCCACGCGGAGATAAATTCACCAATGGCATCTCGCGCTGGTTGCTAAACTATCGAATACACGCCCGGGCCGATCGCGACTCCCGCAAGCATCGCATTCATACCC
It encodes the following:
- the galE gene encoding UDP-glucose 4-epimerase GalE, which translates into the protein MTVLLTGGAGYIGAHVARLLKERDFDVVVVDDLTTGDSERIAGTDVVSFDLSADAAANDLSQIMKSRDITSVVHVAGKKQVGESVNNPTWYYRQNVHSMTNLLTAMQVNCVERLVFSSSAAVYGMPDVEEVDERVECSPINPYGQSKLVCEWMSRNAALAWGLRVANLRYFNVAGSGWSELKDPSALNLIPIVLKSLVEHRQPVVFGSNYPTPDGTCIRDYVHVLDLAAAHIDALEYLDRPDRSYDTFNVGTGTGASVYEVVNTISSHVGRKIQPVVDGRRAGDPARLIANVARIQNELGWKASYGLSEIISSAI